ACCGTCGGCGCGCTCGTGGCCGTCATCCGCGAATTGCGTCCTCACGTCGTCGTGACCTACGACCCCAAAGGGGGCTACGGACACCCTGACCACGTGCACACCCACCTCGTCACCACCGCGGCGGTCGCGGCCGCCGGTTCCGCGGACTATCCGGGCCCGCCGTGGCGGGTGCCGAAGGTGTACTGGACCGTGATTGCGGCGAGCGCGTTCTCGGCGGGCTGGCGCACGCTGCGTCAGGCCGACCTGCGTCCGGACTGGGTGCTCCCGACCAGCGACAGCGATATCGGCGAGTTCGGCTACCCCGACGACCGCATCGACGCCGTCATCGAGGCGCCGGATGCGTTGCCCGCCAAGGTTGCCGCGCTAAGTGCGCACGCGACCCAGGTGAGCGTGGGACCTACCGGACGAGCCTGCGCATTGTCGAACAACCTGGCGCTACCGATCCTGGCCGAAGAGCACTACATTCTGGCGGCCGGGACGGCGGGGCAGCGCGATCCGCGCGGTTGGGAGACCGACCTGCTCACCGGACTAGATCTGACCTGATCCGCGCGCGGTAGGCTGCAATTCAGCCAGCTTTGGAAGGAACCGGTATGGACCCCGACATGGACCCCAACATGCAGCACTGGCAGGATCGACTCGACAACTTTCAGTGGGTGATCGCCTCCCTGGTGGCGCAGCTCGACAGCATCCCGACCTGACCGCGACCAAGCCAACCGTCGCGTCGGGTGCTGACACCGCAGCGACGGATCCTGCCATCCGTATCGTCGTTCTCACCCTGCTGGCCATCGACGGAGTTTTGTCCGCACTTGCCGCGGCCCTGCTGCTGCCCAGCTACATCGGCGCGATCCCGTTTCCGATAAGCGCCTTGGTCAGTGGCCTGGTCAATGCGGTTTTGGTGTGGGCCGCCATGCATTGGACCGCGTCGCCACGGGTTGCTGTGTTGCCGCTGTGGACCTGGCTGCTGACCGTTGCCGCGATGACCTTGGGCGGTCCCGGCGACGACATCATCCTCGGCGGCCGCGGCGTAATGGCCTACGGTGCGGTGCTGCTGATCGCGCTGGGCATGGTGCCGCCGGTGTGGCTGGTGCTTTGGCGACGCCGGACGAAACCGGTGCAGGGTCAGCGACCGCCCGCCCAGGCGGGGCACGGGCGCGACCGTCAGGTCTAATGTGGCGGTCATGTCTAGCGCGGAGATATGGAGATGGTGAGACGGTGCGGATGATTTCGCAGCGGGCAAGTGTTACCGGGGAGTGGCTCTGAACCCGCAACGCAGCACCGACCTGCCCACCCCCGCCGTTCCGCGCAAAACCGGCGCCGCCGGCTCGGGCGCGCTGCGGCGCGTGCTGCGGCGTGCCCGCGACGGCGTGACGCTCAACATCGACGAGGCCGCCCTGGCGATGAGCGCTCGGGGCGCGGACCTGGCCGATTTGTGCCGCAGCGCGGCGCGGGTGCGCGACGCCGGTCTGGAATCCTGCGGACGGCGCGGCCCCGGCGGCCGGTTGCCGGTCACATATTCGCCCAAGGTGTTCATCCCGATCACCCGGCTGTGCCGCGACACCTGCCACTACTGCACGTTCGTCACCGTGCCGGGCAAACTGCGCGCCCAAGGGACCGGAATGTATCTGGAACCCGACGAGATCGTCGATCTCGCCCGTCGCGGAGGTGAACTCGGCTGCAAGGAAGCACTCTTCACCCTCGGCGACCGGCCAGAGGAGCGTTGGCCGGAGGCACGGAGGTGGCTGGAGGAACGTGGCTACGACTCGACACTGTCCTACGTGCGCGCGATGGCGATCCGCGTGCTCGAGGAAACCGGCCTGTTGCCGCACCTGAACCCCGGGGTGATGAGCTGGTCGGAGATGTCGCGGCTCAAACCGGTGGCGCCTTCGATGGGCATGATGCTGGAGACCACGTCGCGGCGGCTGTTCGAGACCAAAGGTCTGCCACACTACGGCAGCCCCGACAAAGACCCGGCGGTTCGATTGCGGGTGCTGACCGATGCGGGTCGCCTGTCGATACCTTTCACCACCGGGCTGCTGGTAGGCATCGGGGAGACCCTGGTTGAGCGCGCCGAGACGCTGCAAGCAATTCGCAAGTCGCACAAGGAGTTCGGACATATCCAGGAAGTGATAGTGCAGAACTTCCGGGCCAAGGAGCACACCGCGATGGCCTCGACCCCCGATGCGGGCTTCGATGACTTGCTGGCGACGGTGGCGGTCGCGCGGCTGGTGCTCGGCCCGGGAATGCGCATCCAGGCTCCGCCGAACCTGGTGTCGCGCCAGGAATGCCTGGCGTTGATCGGGGCCGGTGTCGACGACTGGGGCGGTGTCTCACCGCTGACCCCCGACTATGTCAACCCCGAACGGCCGTGGCCCGCTTTGGATGAACTGGCCGCCGTGACCGCCGAAGCCGGATACGACCTCGTGCCCCGGTTGACCGTGCAGCCCAAATACGTGCAAGCCGGCGCGGCATGGATCGACCCGCGAGTGCGTGGGCATGTCACGGCGCTGGCCGATCCGGTGACCGGCCTGGCGCGCGACGTGAAACCGGTGGGAATGGTATGGCAGGAGCCCGACGACGTGGCGTCCTCGGGTCGGGTGGATCTGCATTCGGCGATCGATGTCGAGGGCCGCAGCTCGGAGACTCGCAGCGATCTGGACAGTGCGTTCGGGGATTGGGATTCCATCCGCGCGCAGGTGCACGAGCTGGCGGTGCGTGCACCCGAACGCATCGACACCGACGTGCTGTGCGCGTTGCGATCGGCCGAGCGCAACCCTGCCGGCTGCTCCGACGCGGACTATCTGGCGCTGGCCACCGCCGACGGCCCTGCGCTGGAAGCGGTTGCAGCGCTGGCAGATTCACTGCGTCGCGATACCGTCGGCGACGACGTGACCTTCGTCGTGAACCGCAACATCAACTTCACCAACATCTGCTACACCGGGTGCCGGTTCTGCGCGTTCGCGCAGCGCAAGGGCGACCCGGATGCCTATTCGTTGTCGGTGGCCGAGGTGGCCGAGCGGGCATGGCAGGCCCACGTCGAAGGCGCCACCGAGGTATGCATGCAGGGCGGCATCGATCCCGAGCTGCCGGTCACCGGATACGCCGACCTGGTGCGCGCGGTCAAGGCGCGGGTGCCGTCGATGCACGTGCACGCGTTCTCCCCAATGGAAATCGCCAACGGTGTCACCAAAAGCGGCTTGAGTATTCGCGAATGGTTGATCAGCCTGCGCGAGGCGGGTCTGGACACCATCCCCGGCACCGCGGCCGAGATCCTCGATGACGAGGTGCGCTGGGTGCTCACCAAGGGCAAGTTGCCCACATCGATGTGGGTCGAGATCGTCACCACCGCGCATGAGGTCGGTCTGCGGTCAAGCTCGACGATGATGTACGGGCACGTCGACAGCCCGCGACACTGGGTGGCCCACCTCAACGTGCTGCGCGACATCCAGGACCGAACCGGCGGTTTCACCGAGTTCGTGCCGTTGCCGTTTGTGCACCAGAACTCGCCGCTGTATCTGGCCGGCGCGGCGCGGCCCGGCCCCAGCCATCGCGACAACCGCGCCGTGCATGCGTTGGCGCGGATCATGTTGCACGGCCGGATCTCTCACATCCAGACCAGCTGGGTCAAGCTCGGGGTGCAGGGCACCCAGGTCATGCTCAACGGCGGCGCCAACGACCTGGGCGGCACGCTGATGGAGGAGACCATCTCGCGGATGGCCGGCTCCGAACACGGGTCCGCCAAGACGGTGCCGGAGTTGGTCGCGATCGCCGCGGGGATTGGCCGGCCCGCGCGCCAGCGCACCACCACCTATGCGGTCCTAGCGGCATAACCTCCGCCGCGAGCGGGCGGCGTGGGCACGCAATAACGAAGTCTTTACGCCATGCCCGCTCAAGGGGTATACACACGCCCATGAGACTGGCGCTGGCCGCTGTTGCGCTGCTGCTTTGTGCGGCCCCCGCATGTGGCGGCGGCAAGGTGAATCCGCAGCACAGTCCCGGCCCGACCACCTCAGGAGCCGCGATGAGCACGACAACACCACCACCGGCCGAGCCGGGCAAATTCAGCGTCTCCAGTACCGCGTTTGCCGACAACACCCAGATCCCGGTCGAGTACTCCTGCCGGGGGCGCAATGTGCCTCCGCCGCTGCGCTGGGAGAACGTGCCGCCCGGCACCGAGTCGCTGGCGCTGGTTGTCGACGACCCCGACGCGCCCGCCGGCTTGTACGTCCACTGGGTAGTCACCGGCATCCCGCCGTCGACCACCGGAATCGGCGACGGCCCGCTTCCCCAGGGAGCGAGCGTGAGCCTGAACTCCGCCGGCAAAGCCGAGTACTTCGGCCCGTGCCCACCGGCCGGTACCGGGGTGCACCATTACCGTTTCCAGCTATACGCGCTGAACCAACCGTTGACATTGGCGTCTAGCACACCCGCGCGGGAAGCCACCGAGACGATCGCCAAGGCGGCCACCGCGGAGGCCCGCATCGTGGGCCTGTTCGGCGGCTGAAGCAAGCCCTAAAACCGCGCCGCCAGCTCGGTGCCCTGCCGGATGGCGCGCTTGGCGTCCAACTCGACGGCCAGGGCGGCTCCGCCGATGATGTGCGGGTCAATATTGTTCCGGCACAGATCACCACGTTGTCCACGGCAAGCAGCCGAGGCCGCTCACGCCGCCCGCCGAAGCTGATGTGGAGCCCGTCACCATCGATGCGCGGGGCCGATGCAACCAGTTGCACTGCAACGTCGCGCATACCGGGGTGCCAGTGGTTGGATTGTATATGCAACGTCTAGTATCAGTAATCGACGGAAGCGCGTCGCCCGCAAGCGAAGCGATAGGGCACACTGAGAGTTCGGTCAGCAACCCAGGCGTCCTTTCCCGAGCGGCGAGACAGCAGCCACACACGAACAGCACATGGAGGAGACCTTCGTGACGTACACGATCGCCGAACCCTGCGTCGACATCAAAGACAAGGCATGCATAGAGGAGTGCCCGGTCGACTGCATCTATGAGGGCGCTCGGATGCTGTACATCCACCCCGACGAATGCGTGGACTGCGGAGCGTGCGAGCCGGTCTGCCCTGTCGAGGCGATCTTCTACGAAGACGACGTCCCGGAGCAGTGGGCGCACTACACGCAGATCAACGCCGATTTCTTCGCCGAACTCGGGTCGCCGGGGGGCGCGGCGAAAGTCGGCATGGTCGAAAACGACCCGCAGGTGGTCAAGGATCTGCCGCCGCAGGGCGAGGGCGACTGAGCGGCCTGGTGGATCGCCGGCTGGGTGTGTCGGCGACATTACCGGAATTCCCCTGGGACACTTTGGCCGAAGCCAGGGCGGTTGCCGAGGCGCATCCGGACGGCATCGTCGACCTGTCCATCGGCACCCCGGTCGACCCGGTCGCGCCGGCGATCCGTGGGGCGCTGGCATCGGCCAGCGCCTCACCCGGATACCCCATGACCGCGGGCACCCCGAGGCTTCGCCAGTCGATCGTGTCCGCATTGGGCCGCCGTTACGGCGTCACGGGCCTCTCCGAGACGGCCGTGCTGCCCGTCATCGGCACCAAGGAACTCATCGCTTGGCTGCCGACGCTGCTGGGATTTGGCGGCGCCGACCTGGTCGTGGTGCCCGAACTGGCATACCCGACCTACGAAGTCGGTGCTCGGCTGGCCGGCACCCAGGTGCTGCGTGCTGACTCGCTGACCCAACTGGGTCCGCAGTCGCCGGCGCTGGTTTACCTGAACTCGCCGAGCAACCCCACCGGACGCGTCCTCGGTATCGACCACCTGCGCAAGGTCGTCGGCTGGGCCCGCGAACGCGGTGTCTTGGTGGTTTCCGACGAGTGCTACCTGGGCCTGGGCTGGGATACCGAGCCGCTGTCGGTGCTACATCCGTCGGTGTGCGACGGTGATCACCGCGGTCTGCTGGCGGTGCACTCGCTGTCGAAAAGCTCGTCACTGGCCGGTTATCGGGCCGGATTCGTCGCCGGAGATGCCGCGGTGGTGGCCGAACTGCTGGCGGTGCGCAGACACGCCGGCATGATGGTGCCCACACCGGTGCAGGCAGCCATGGTCGCCGCCCTCGACGACGATGCCCACGAACGCGAGCAGCGAGACCGCTACGCCCGCAGAAGGGCAGCGCTGCTGGCGGCGTTCCGGGCGGCCGGGTTTGGCGTCGACCATTCCGAAGCCGGGCTCTACCTGTGGGTCACGCGCGGCCAACCGTGTCGCGACACCGTCGACTGGCTAGCGCGGCGCGGCATCCTGACCGCGCCCGGAGAGTTCTACGGCCCGCGCGGCGCCCGCCATGTGCGGGCGGCGCTGACCGCCACCGACGAGCGCATCGCCGCGGCCGTCGAGCGTCTCAATTCCTAGCGCCGTGTAATACGGTCGCTGCATGAGCGACTACGACGTGGAAGCCGTCGACCGCCTGCCTTTCAGCACAGCGGAGAAGGCGGAGCGCTATCGCACCGAGAACTATCAGGGTGCAGTCGGTCTCAACTGGTATCGCAGCGATCCGACGTTGCAATTCATGATGGCCTACTACTTGCAGCCCGACGAGTTGGCCTTCGCCGAACCGCACCTGACCCGCATCGGCGAGTTGATGGGCGGCCCGGTGGCGCGGTGGGCCGAGGAAACCGACCGCAACCCGCCACGGCTGGAACGCTACGACCGGTGGGGCCACGACGTCAGCCGGGTAGTCCAGCCGGCCTCGTTCATCCAGTCCAAGCGCGCGATCCTGGACGCCCATCGGATGCTCAAAGACGACGCACGCCGCGCCGGGGTGAACCCGTCGCTGCCGTTGTTCGCCTCCAACTACATGCTCAACCAGGCCGATATCGGCATGGGCTGCGCGCTGGGTACCGGGGCCAACATGGTCAAGGCCCTCGTCGCTGCGTACGCCCCGGCCGACGTGCGCGATTACGTGCTGGCGAAGTTCGCGTCGGGCGAGTGGGAAGGGGAGACCGCACAGCTGTTGACCGAGCGCACCGGGGGTTCCGACCTCGGTGCGCTGGAAACCACCGCCACTCGACACGGCGACGCGTGGTTGCTCAACGGGTTCAAGTGGTTTGCCTCCAACTGCGACGGCAAGGTGTTCGTGGTCTTGGCCAAACCGGAGGGCGCTCCCGACTCGACCCGTGGTGTCGCGACGTTCCTGGTGCTACGGACCCGCCGCGACGGTTCGGCCAACGGGGTGCGGATCCGCCGCCTCAAAGAAAAGCTGGGCACCCGTTCGGTCGCCTCCGGGGAGATCGAATTCGTCGACGCCGAGGCATTTTTGCTGTCCGGGGAGCCTAATGTCGACGCTGGCCCATCCGACGGCAAAGGGCTCGGCCGCATGATGGAGCTGACGAATGCGGCGCGGTTGGGGATCGCGTTGTTCGCGCTAGGCAACGCGCGCCGTGCCCTGGTCGAATCGCTGTGCTATGCCCGGCAGCGGCGGGCGTTCGGCGAAACGCTGATCGACAAGGCGCTCATGCGTCGCAAGCTCGCCGAGATGATCGTCGACGTCGAAGCCGCACAAGCGCTGGTCTTCGACTGCACCGGTTTTGCCAACCATCGTCAGCGCAAGCCGGTGCGTCAACGCATCGCGGTGCCCGTCACCAAGCTCAGGGTCTGCCGGCTGGGCATCACGATGGCCTCCGATGCGATCGAGATCCACGGCGGCAACGGCTACATCGAAAACTGGCCGGTGGCTCGGTTGCTGCGCGACGCCCAGGTGAACACCATCTGGGAAGGGCCGGACAACATTTTGTGCCTCGACGTGCGGCGCGGCATCGAGCGCAGCGCGGCGCACGAGCCGCTGTTGGCGCGCCTGCACGACGCGATGGAGGTGTGCGACGACGACGACACCACTCGGCTGGTCCGTCGCCGCGTCGAGGACCTCGACGCGGCGATCACAGCATGGTCCAAACTGCACGGCCGGATTGCCGAGGCGCGGCTGTTCGCCCTGACCCAATTCATGGGAGACGTCTACGCCGGCGCGCTGCTGGCCGAACAGGCCGCCTGGGAGCGGGCCACCTATCAGGCGGACCGCAAGGCGCTGATCGCCCGGCTGTACGCGCAGCGCTACCTGGCCGATCGGGGCCCGCTTCGCGGCATCGACGCCGAAGGTGACGAGGCCATCGAGCGTTTCGACGAACTCGTCGACGGTGCCCTGGCGATCGGCTGAGCTTCGGTCGGCTCCCCAATCAGGTAAGGATGTGTCGTGACAACATCGGCTCGCCGGGTGAGCGTCCCGCTGTCGGTTGGTGACGTCGCCAAGCGCATCTTTCTCGGAAAGCCGCTGATCAGCGAACAGCTCAGCACCGAGAGACTATCGAATCCTGTTGCGTTAGGCGCTCTTTCGCCGGATGCGATCTCGTCGACCGCCTACGGTCCCGAACAGATCATGATCGAGCTGCTGCCCCATGCGGGGATGGCTGCGTTCGCGTTGTTGCTGCCGATCACCGGTGTCATCCTGTTGATTCTGGTGCTGGTGGCCGCGTCGTATCGCCAGGTCGTG
This Mycobacterium xenopi DNA region includes the following protein-coding sequences:
- a CDS encoding YbhB/YbcL family Raf kinase inhibitor-like protein; the protein is MRLALAAVALLLCAAPACGGGKVNPQHSPGPTTSGAAMSTTTPPPAEPGKFSVSSTAFADNTQIPVEYSCRGRNVPPPLRWENVPPGTESLALVVDDPDAPAGLYVHWVVTGIPPSTTGIGDGPLPQGASVSLNSAGKAEYFGPCPPAGTGVHHYRFQLYALNQPLTLASSTPAREATETIAKAATAEARIVGLFGG
- a CDS encoding bifunctional FO biosynthesis protein CofGH, with amino-acid sequence MALNPQRSTDLPTPAVPRKTGAAGSGALRRVLRRARDGVTLNIDEAALAMSARGADLADLCRSAARVRDAGLESCGRRGPGGRLPVTYSPKVFIPITRLCRDTCHYCTFVTVPGKLRAQGTGMYLEPDEIVDLARRGGELGCKEALFTLGDRPEERWPEARRWLEERGYDSTLSYVRAMAIRVLEETGLLPHLNPGVMSWSEMSRLKPVAPSMGMMLETTSRRLFETKGLPHYGSPDKDPAVRLRVLTDAGRLSIPFTTGLLVGIGETLVERAETLQAIRKSHKEFGHIQEVIVQNFRAKEHTAMASTPDAGFDDLLATVAVARLVLGPGMRIQAPPNLVSRQECLALIGAGVDDWGGVSPLTPDYVNPERPWPALDELAAVTAEAGYDLVPRLTVQPKYVQAGAAWIDPRVRGHVTALADPVTGLARDVKPVGMVWQEPDDVASSGRVDLHSAIDVEGRSSETRSDLDSAFGDWDSIRAQVHELAVRAPERIDTDVLCALRSAERNPAGCSDADYLALATADGPALEAVAALADSLRRDTVGDDVTFVVNRNINFTNICYTGCRFCAFAQRKGDPDAYSLSVAEVAERAWQAHVEGATEVCMQGGIDPELPVTGYADLVRAVKARVPSMHVHAFSPMEIANGVTKSGLSIREWLISLREAGLDTIPGTAAEILDDEVRWVLTKGKLPTSMWVEIVTTAHEVGLRSSSTMMYGHVDSPRHWVAHLNVLRDIQDRTGGFTEFVPLPFVHQNSPLYLAGAARPGPSHRDNRAVHALARIMLHGRISHIQTSWVKLGVQGTQVMLNGGANDLGGTLMEETISRMAGSEHGSAKTVPELVAIAAGIGRPARQRTTTYAVLAA
- the dapC gene encoding succinyldiaminopimelate transaminase, whose translation is MSATLPEFPWDTLAEARAVAEAHPDGIVDLSIGTPVDPVAPAIRGALASASASPGYPMTAGTPRLRQSIVSALGRRYGVTGLSETAVLPVIGTKELIAWLPTLLGFGGADLVVVPELAYPTYEVGARLAGTQVLRADSLTQLGPQSPALVYLNSPSNPTGRVLGIDHLRKVVGWARERGVLVVSDECYLGLGWDTEPLSVLHPSVCDGDHRGLLAVHSLSKSSSLAGYRAGFVAGDAAVVAELLAVRRHAGMMVPTPVQAAMVAALDDDAHEREQRDRYARRRAALLAAFRAAGFGVDHSEAGLYLWVTRGQPCRDTVDWLARRGILTAPGEFYGPRGARHVRAALTATDERIAAAVERLNS
- a CDS encoding acyl-CoA dehydrogenase family protein, translating into MSDYDVEAVDRLPFSTAEKAERYRTENYQGAVGLNWYRSDPTLQFMMAYYLQPDELAFAEPHLTRIGELMGGPVARWAEETDRNPPRLERYDRWGHDVSRVVQPASFIQSKRAILDAHRMLKDDARRAGVNPSLPLFASNYMLNQADIGMGCALGTGANMVKALVAAYAPADVRDYVLAKFASGEWEGETAQLLTERTGGSDLGALETTATRHGDAWLLNGFKWFASNCDGKVFVVLAKPEGAPDSTRGVATFLVLRTRRDGSANGVRIRRLKEKLGTRSVASGEIEFVDAEAFLLSGEPNVDAGPSDGKGLGRMMELTNAARLGIALFALGNARRALVESLCYARQRRAFGETLIDKALMRRKLAEMIVDVEAAQALVFDCTGFANHRQRKPVRQRIAVPVTKLRVCRLGITMASDAIEIHGGNGYIENWPVARLLRDAQVNTIWEGPDNILCLDVRRGIERSAAHEPLLARLHDAMEVCDDDDTTRLVRRRVEDLDAAITAWSKLHGRIAEARLFALTQFMGDVYAGALLAEQAAWERATYQADRKALIARLYAQRYLADRGPLRGIDAEGDEAIERFDELVDGALAIG
- the mshB gene encoding N-acetyl-1-D-myo-inositol-2-amino-2-deoxy-alpha-D-glucopyranoside deacetylase, producing the protein MVSQETPRLLFVHAHPDDESLTTGATIAHYSARGAQVRVVTCTLGEEGEVIDDQWAQLAVDHADQLGGYRIGELAAALRALGADGPVFLGGAGRWRDSGMPGTPRRHRQKFVDAAKRETVGALVAVIRELRPHVVVTYDPKGGYGHPDHVHTHLVTTAAVAAAGSADYPGPPWRVPKVYWTVIAASAFSAGWRTLRQADLRPDWVLPTSDSDIGEFGYPDDRIDAVIEAPDALPAKVAALSAHATQVSVGPTGRACALSNNLALPILAEEHYILAAGTAGQRDPRGWETDLLTGLDLT
- the fdxA gene encoding ferredoxin; translated protein: MTYTIAEPCVDIKDKACIEECPVDCIYEGARMLYIHPDECVDCGACEPVCPVEAIFYEDDVPEQWAHYTQINADFFAELGSPGGAAKVGMVENDPQVVKDLPPQGEGD